A single window of Luteibacter yeojuensis DNA harbors:
- a CDS encoding 6-phosphofructokinase — MAAGKLLYAQSGGVSAVINATAAGVIETARDKGIPVYAARNGILGALREELIDTTKEAKANIAALKHTPGGAFGSCRYKLKSLEENRAEYERLIEVFKAHDIRTFLYNGGNDSADTANKVSKIGQALGYQVNCIGVPKTIDNDLVVTDTCPGFGSVAKYTAIAVREASLDVASMMETSTKVFIIEVMGRHAGWIAAAAGLAGSSAGDPPHVILFPENVFDPEAFLAKVKATVEKVGYCTVVVSEGVKDKGGKFLAESGARDAFGHAQLGGAAPVLAALVREKLGYKYHWALPDYLQRSARHVASKTDLEQAYAVGKKAVEYAAEGLNAVMPVIVRTSDEPYKWKIEAAPLDKIANHEKKMPKNFISKDGFGITAAARRYLAPLIQGEAPPPYGPDGLPVYVTLKNAPVPRKLKKFTVG; from the coding sequence ATGGCCGCCGGCAAACTCCTCTATGCCCAGTCGGGCGGCGTCTCCGCCGTCATCAACGCCACCGCCGCGGGCGTGATCGAGACGGCCCGCGACAAGGGTATCCCGGTCTATGCGGCGCGCAACGGCATCCTCGGCGCACTGCGCGAGGAACTGATCGACACGACCAAGGAAGCCAAGGCCAACATCGCCGCACTGAAGCACACGCCGGGCGGCGCCTTCGGGTCCTGCCGCTACAAGCTGAAGTCGCTGGAAGAGAACCGTGCCGAGTACGAGCGCCTCATCGAAGTGTTCAAGGCCCACGACATCCGCACCTTCCTCTACAACGGCGGCAACGATTCGGCCGACACGGCGAACAAGGTCTCGAAGATCGGCCAGGCCCTGGGTTACCAGGTGAACTGCATCGGCGTGCCGAAGACGATCGACAACGACCTGGTGGTGACCGACACCTGCCCCGGCTTCGGCTCGGTGGCCAAGTACACGGCCATCGCCGTGCGCGAGGCGAGCCTGGACGTGGCCTCGATGATGGAAACCTCCACGAAGGTCTTCATCATCGAGGTGATGGGCCGTCACGCGGGCTGGATCGCCGCGGCGGCCGGCCTGGCGGGTTCGTCGGCGGGCGATCCGCCGCACGTGATCCTGTTCCCCGAGAACGTGTTCGATCCGGAAGCCTTCCTGGCCAAGGTGAAGGCCACGGTGGAGAAGGTGGGTTACTGCACCGTGGTCGTTTCGGAGGGCGTGAAGGACAAGGGCGGGAAGTTCCTGGCCGAGTCCGGCGCGCGCGACGCGTTCGGCCACGCGCAGCTGGGCGGCGCCGCGCCGGTGCTGGCCGCGCTGGTGCGCGAGAAGCTCGGCTACAAGTACCACTGGGCCCTGCCCGACTACCTGCAGCGCTCGGCACGGCACGTGGCCTCGAAGACCGATCTGGAGCAGGCCTATGCGGTCGGCAAGAAGGCGGTCGAATACGCTGCCGAAGGACTGAACGCGGTGATGCCGGTGATCGTGCGCACCTCCGACGAACCGTACAAGTGGAAGATCGAGGCGGCGCCGCTGGACAAGATCGCCAACCACGAGAAGAAGATGCCGAAGAACTTCATCTCGAAGGACGGCTTCGGCATCACCGCGGCCGCGCGGCGTTACCTCGCGCCGCTGATCCAGGGCGAGGCGCCCCCGCCGTACGGGCCGGACGGGTTGCCGGTGTATGTGACGCTGAAGAACGCCCCGGTGCCGAGGAAGCTGAAGAAGTTCACGGTGGGATAA